One Verrucomicrobiota bacterium genomic region harbors:
- a CDS encoding BMC domain-containing protein, translating to MTDALGMIETKGFAAMVEASDAMVKAAKVELVGYEKTGGGYVTAIVRGDVAAVKAAVDAAARGAERVGEVVSVHVIPRPHENVDQILPLGRGPEAQKKK from the coding sequence ATGACTGATGCGCTGGGGATGATTGAAACGAAGGGGTTCGCCGCGATGGTCGAGGCGAGCGACGCCATGGTCAAGGCGGCCAAGGTCGAGCTCGTGGGCTATGAGAAGACCGGCGGCGGGTACGTGACGGCCATCGTGCGCGGCGACGTGGCGGCCGTCAAGGCGGCTGTGGACGCCGCGGCGCGCGGCGCCGAGCGCGTCGGCGAGGTCGTCAGTGTCCACGTGATCCCGCGCCCGCACGAGAACGTCGACCAGATACTGCCGCTGGGCCGCGGCCCCGAAGCACAGAAAAAGAAGTAG
- a CDS encoding EutN/CcmL family microcompartment protein, giving the protein MLIGRVVGNVVASQKAESLEGLKFLVVREMTVEAKETDSHIVAADAVGAGPGDVVLYATGSSARQTPQTDKRPADAVIMAIVDSWDIGGTLRYEKAKDAY; this is encoded by the coding sequence ATGCTCATAGGGCGCGTGGTGGGCAATGTCGTCGCCTCGCAGAAGGCCGAGTCGCTCGAGGGGCTCAAGTTCCTCGTCGTGCGCGAGATGACCGTCGAGGCAAAGGAGACCGACTCCCACATCGTCGCCGCCGATGCTGTCGGCGCGGGGCCGGGAGATGTCGTGCTCTACGCCACCGGCAGCTCGGCACGCCAGACGCCGCAGACCGACAAGCGCCCTGCCGACGCCGTCATCATGGCCATCGTCGACTCGTGGGATATCGGGGGCACGCTCCGCTACGAGAAGGCGAAGGACGCGTATTAG